Proteins found in one Aspergillus puulaauensis MK2 DNA, chromosome 8, nearly complete sequence genomic segment:
- a CDS encoding uncharacterized protein (COG:S;~EggNog:ENOG410PIMQ;~InterPro:IPR022105,IPR022099;~PFAM:PF12340,PF12359;~TransMembrane:1 (o2347-2364i)) has protein sequence MATRGILLSIFNHVVLPPELPGKEDAQSDAVEKELICRLMAAVTIMRTNSEGDLLSTWQMIENTLKASSLSNENGICNKAVLMRVLKEISSENALILRVREQNAGLLIRRASGDEATIIFEAFETSPSADQTLAAKGALQWDFPGVAVSIPVAVFEDRAFQESLAAFIEKASVEYLDLFVTKVRKAGVEVSETRDTSDPSIITQFLITLLEANGERLCLPVLRKRVNDDVCWDTAKTPWRRSPFWLVLRVSVQRLLYLHLGSAAGRIQYKALMCLFLADLLNDSVSGLSSEKYHLLKVKLCRRLAKLDSEKGYLSGTPRPAQAYKHVLGVIEPHCTKSIDLATMDEEREWKTWKQDFQRRIPKLPPSASPDDTKLTLPNSIGYFREILKPRQPENAPAKGIDPNDLREIAVKSTSEQFSDLIKTYSSLAAREAAIGSMPSDIPSAIEGCKAECIELANTITDYLSAVGTKYDGNSEQMSMFIMNVFTMWEKMDRCALAAYPLLKDYHPWFEPEILDVLLLERWKHMKRVHMIQSHIQSRCMQAKRGKMTIFANPAPGCFAETYFETADAVDLQTLQLRILTDSERANKKKISELRSINDEFDSLTEQLRLTSCTLLRNPDGTHDIRGCKHCYYMRSRRRLEVHVHEDFLPVEHRSLAQQKAVVFELQTPRAFSAYRQATWDIVNALCPRPETPSKDRPEVLLAQYSQLKSYNCNPDSTSFCLASHTKSFLGTHYSYRRLPVSATDVVLPHGLRYSYYDSERHLWSSDYPVQLTLANHFAFSIPKEFPFSALYSSSIFAADGDGPSSYEVAASIGQCPSELTVHEYMAHQGLMGGRNRRWLSILAELGSSNINFSLQDTMVLFHHLALQAGPRLEHDSMRAVHVMLRDRAFCKILAEQICRHVESIATNWRETSYMETLLTLSLRLFLIGHLESRIDSKKLVLRIRQITLNWVTLLRSETRQAEDVTQSDRAARYCFLSALLCRRTFFPWLTSQTALDLESMKCFFEASLAMQESLVVDLSKFSTITRNMLIRDIKMVARMSLLLRTGAMKYPMSIGAAIDAAWPGADSKERTYNSWRLLLPPHEDWAMSTIIPSEGSRPQTLYFHLLEGHFVVDGKTIGKLPADIRDSHILKELFGNQRLFALPSNLPGMDHVLLNRADEHQIHLGYRAGKLIIQARAFRTVLELVPREAFGNGPAFDLPYSLISDCMHWADLGTGRIEIRPKPRIWKRKDGNWSIDIRARKAHRTNAQRYVLTLIDPFSQLAQTISQIFLHFEHPARLTIQQRSNGISVDLKRMDLTFFVTREGQLKCQQLGATVDRNQDPGTFYGLQSMLVLKDVNDWSQRSIIIPLGKARYRRHRSHVLLEIEHTGNYMRYTINTVLQRLECPADPQLLYSKAYLHALTSHLLPDPLTGRTGTQEALACLQSGYCQPWQPLRPDPLSILVSIAKLTPLRKFYPKDKRCQQVVSWDSHLTANIQHEGFRVAVEAIVKSSRRLSQFSGDVPNSTLPEIPKNTVRLCERAQWRRSLFESSDTLSEKPVQPKDTPYASRDGWAASQKVHNLREILALLRKQPASIHTARDIVGLLEKWELIGGYMNTSTLHDIGNCLNADLAGEWGGLINLCRESKIEEVYSLMFQLGIIAFGERVNMTALRIIVSFFLIRELKSLELPQYPSFVGFRVGELPTTDNLLPIIRISYQPQRPSKVPKKRKGSVPNENTKFGYDVNCEKEGVALAELLALQWPCPEPSVEGFEPTNMDLHEAMKAILPEWQRMYRNAQLQNHLFKVQAILNHHFAVANDVPVPPASSNRSQKDILGTRAKPHFSYPRLGEDLLGKEALAFANHSGTLGEDVIAPNVGALPVTSDSKSEMPQAPTREIVELERIVSRFGRSDCSVRTRYSQDLQQSITALKSVKQEPDYSHNPQLKTTKERIKLDGDVKAARENVDMCHRFIVKSLSVHDTRFMWLSKGGLWPRLTPTTILQQLRSISRHDLGPGMSEMLISYALRITELQKILRLREATVKRDETKLHQERMDPGHVNWDPSDFPDWVLLEIDANIRIRQDQVTVAFEMISPTSGSNSVLQMNMGQGKTSVIMPMVAAVLANGQMLNRLLVPKALLTQAALILQSRLGGFLGRQLIHIPFSRRTQTPVSLIEDYRGLHSEMLEIAGVILGIPEHILSFKLSGLQRLADLKLTEAVQMVETQKWLDEISRDVLDECDFTLAVKTQLIYPGGSQHIVDGHPDRWEVAMAVLGLVEHHLKDLAREYPRSIDILERNSTGFPVTHLLRKDVEEALVRKIAQDICEKRTSLLPLGECNEKAKEAIRVFITQEKVEKSVTTRVSKLFPDTPKARKVVYLLRGLLVHGILILCLKKRWNVQYGLHHGRDPIAVPFHAKGVPSDQAEWGHPDVALLFTCLAFYYEGLSQQQLKISLEAVLKSDHPATEYDRWIQNSTTLPEGLRHWNAITVDDAGLVAEIWRHLRFTPVVINHFLGNFVFPLHAKQFATKLQASGWDVLLNPQNNDADWIHAGVTTGFSGTNDNRALLPLTIEQCDLPGLSHTNAEVLTYLLQTRNRRYRVATNVNGKRLAETELLDYLHKQNIRVLIDAGAFIMEMNNMAVARAWIQTDFSAKGAVYFDEDNKPWVMYRNFKRVPLFASPFADDMRGCVVYIDESHTRGTDLKLPPEAVGALTLGLAAMRLRQLGTTQSVTFIAPPEVQQSILDVCNKTSWDKLDSSDVVAWLLDQTCATNKELQPLYFAQGKDYCQRMRAAAAHRKFLSNLDHRKAYLEVLQQPEQQTLEQLYEPTYNEVIASSPESIALAACGGRVERLMKALQQRRQESQAFESVIGSALEEVEQEREVAYEIEEEREIQRPRRPKAHKFPGLHESVLSFAKGSLLESSSILTASEMLETTHIGEKYKIDGSSLVPHIYVSEEFTKTIKQKKYTVDGTYTRLVNWILYNSVTETALVIIPEEAEILIPVMRASIPLNTHLILYAAPWTKSMLHFDTLLYYSVPELPDGWAPPSWLPFELGVLAGRLYFRFSEYESLLSRLYSLSGDPSEEQESSSLWAVAKNRLNFLQEWLAVRRQGQDITDTPMGYICQDWPLRSDHPFFSTKAPRPDGVNAPGLDSLRFSATDDEEEYYSSDDGMGIDQMDINDDEVAEDDVDVE, from the exons TTGATGTGCTTATTCTTGGCGGATTTGCTCAATGATAGTGTGAGCGGGCTGAGCTCAGAAAAGTACCATCTATTGAAGGTTAAACTATGCCGACGCCTCGCAAAACTTGACTCCGAAAAGGGATACCTGAGCGGTACACCTCGACCTGCCCAGGCGTACAAGCATGTTCTCGGGGTGATTGAACCTCATTGCACCAAATCGATTGATCTTGCTACCATGGACGAAGAGAGGGAATGGAAGACCTGGAAACAAGACTTTCAACGCCGGATCCCAAAGCTGCCTCCATCTGCTTCTCCGGACGACACTAAGCTGACCCTTCCGAATAGCATCGGGTACTTCAGGGAGATCCTAAAACCTCGCCAACCCGAAAACGCGCCGGCAAAAGGTATAGATCCAAATGATCTCAGAGAAATTGCGGTGAAAAGCACCAGTGAGCAGTTCTCAGACTTGATCAAAACTTATTCATCGCTTGCAGCTCGAGAGGCGGCCATAGGGTCAATGCCCTCTGACATTCCATCCGCGATCGAGGGTTGTAAGGCTGAATGCATCGAACTCGCGAATACAATCACAGACTATCTTAGTGCTGTTGGAACCAAATACGACGGCAATTCTGAGCAGATGAGCATGTTCATTATGAACGTATTCACCATGTGGGAGAAAATGGACAGATGCGCTTTGGCAGCTTACCCCCTGCTCAAGGACTACCATCCATGGTTTGAACCAGAAATCCTTGACGTCTTACTACTAGAGCGCTGGAAACATATGAAGCGTGTGCATATGATACAGTCCCATATCCAGTCTCGCTGCATGCAGGCTAAGCGAGGTAAAATGACAATCTTCGCAAATCCAGCACCGGGGTGCTTTGCTGAGACGTATTTTGAAACTGCTGATGCCGTCGACCTCCAAACACTGCAGCTACGAATTTTAACCGACTCAGAGCGCGCgaataagaagaagatatcTGAATTACGGTCGATCAATGACGAATTTGATAGTCTGACTGAGCAGCTTAGACTAACATCTTGTACGCTATTGAGGAACCCTGACGGGACCCATGACATTCGCGGGTGTAAACATTGTTACTATATGCGGTCTCGACGGCGTCTTGAGGTCCATGTCCATGAAGACTTCCTTCCGGTCGAGCACAGAAGTCTCGCCCAGCAGAAGGCCGTTGTCTTCGAGCTACAAACACCAAGGGCCTTTTCTGCGTATCGTCAGGCCACCTGGGATATAGTGAACGCGTTATGTCCTAGGCCCGAAACTCCGAGCAAGGACAGACCAGAAGTGTTGCTTGCTCAGTACTCTCAACTCAAATCCTACAATTGTAATCCAGATTCCACAAGCTTCTGTCTCGCGTCACACACCAAATCATTTCTAGGAACACATTACAGTTACCGCAGGCTTCCTGTTTCTGCCACTGATGTCGTACTTCCGCACGGCCTGAGATACTCGTACTACGATTCAGAGCGCCATCTGTGGTCCAGCGACTACCCAGTGCAGCTTACCCTCGCCAATCATTTTGCTTTCAGTATCCCTAAGGAGTTTCCTTTCTCAGCACTCTACTCTTCCTCTATATTTGCTGCTGACGGAGATGGGCCCTCCTCTTACGAAGTTGCGGCAAGTATCGGACAGTGCCCGTCGGAGCTAACTGTTCATGAATACATGGCCCACCAAGGTCTGATGGGCGGAAGAAACAGACGATGGCTGTCTATTCTGGCCGAACTTGGGTCTTCCAATATTAACTTTAGTTTACAAGATACCATGGTTCTTTTCCATCACCTTGCATTACAGGCGGGCCCGAGGCTAGAGCATGACAGCATGCGAGCCGTCCACGTTATGTTGAGGGATCGTGCATTTTGCAAAATATTGGCAGAACAGATTTGTCGGCATGTTGAATCGATAGCCACGAATTGGCGCGAGACGAGCTACATGGAGACTTTATTGACACTGTCTCTTCGACTGTTTTTGATCGGCCATTTAGAGTCTCGTATTGACTCAAAGAAACTCGTCTTGAGGATTCGGCAAATAACTCTGAATTGGGTCACCCTGCTACGAAGTGAAACACGACAAGCCGAGGATGTGACCCAGTCGGATAGGGCTGCGAGATACTGCTTTCTTTCAGCGCTTCTATGTCGCAGGACCTTCTTCCCTTGGCTTACTAGCCAGACAGCCCTTGACTTGGAAAGCATGAAATGTTTTTTCGAGGCATCTTTGGCCATGCAAGAGAGCTTGGTTGTAGACTTGAGCAAATTCAGCACGATAACACGTAACATGCTTATTCGCGATATCAAGATGGTGGCTCGTATGtcattgctgctgcgcaCAGGCGCTATGAAATACCCCATGAGCATCGGGGCCGCTATTGACGCTGCCTGGCCTGGAGCGGACAGCAAAGAGAGGACTTATAACTCATGGAGGCTGCTACTTCCCCCGCATGAGGACTGGGCCATGTCAACAATTATTCCCTCAGAGGGAAGTCGACCGCAAACTCTATatttccatcttcttgaGGGTcactttgttgttgatgggaaGACTATTGGGAAGCTTCCCGCTGATATCCGCGATTCGCATATCTTGAAGGAACTTTTTGGCAATCAGCGCCTGTTTGCTCTCCCGTCCAACCTTCCGGGCATGGACCATGTCCTCCTGAACCGCGCAGACGAACACCAGATCCATCTGGGTTACAGGGCGGGGAAACTTATTATACAGGCTCGTGCGTTTAGAACTGTGTTAGAGCTCGTACCGCGGGAGGCATTCGGAAATGGCCCCGCCTTTGACCTTCCATACTCTCTCATTTCTGATTGCATGCACTGGGCCGACCTGGGTACCGGGAGAATTGAAATCAGGCCTAAGCCACGTATTTGGAAGAGAAAGGATGGCAACTGGAGTATCGATATCCGAGCTCGAAAAGCCCACCGAACGAACGCACAACGATATGTGCTGACCTTGATTGACCCGTTCTCACAACTTGCACAAACAATCTCTCAGATTTTCCTTCACTTCGAACATCCTGCCCGTCTTACCATTCAGCAGCGTTCCAATGGCATCTCCGTCGATCTGAAGCGAATGGACTTGACTTTCTTTGTTACAAGAGAGGGTCAGCTCAAATGCCAGCAGCTTGGAGCCACTGTTGATCGCAATCAAGACCCAGGAACATTTTATGGCCTGCAGAGTATGCTCGTCTTGAAGGATGTCAATGACTGGTCTCAGCGCAGCATTATTATCCCTCTCGGAAAAGCCCGTTATCGGCGCCATCGCAGCCATGTGCTCCTTGAAATCGAACACACAGGCAACTACATGAGATACACCATCAACACTGTGCTTCAACGTCTCGAGTGTCCCGCTGACCCGCAACTTCTATATTCAAAGGCTTACTTGCACGCGCTCACATCTCACTTATTGCCAGATCCCCTGACAGGCCGAACTGGCACTCAAGAAGCTCTTGCCTGTTTACAGTCGGGATACTGCCAACCATGGCAACCTCTTAGGCCCGATCCCCTTAGCATTTTAGTGTCGATTGCTAAACTTACGCCACTCCGAAAATTTTACCCCAAGGACAAGCGGTGCCAGCAGGTCGTATCATGGGACTCACATTTGACAGCGAACATCCAACACGAAGGGTTTCGAGTTGCTGTTGAGGCCATTGTTAAGTCGTCTCGCAGACTGAGTCAGTTTAGTGGAGATGTACCAAATTCCACACTGCCTGAGATACCGAAAAATACTGTTCGTCTCTGCGAAAGGGCACAGTGGCGACGATCACTATTCGAGTCTTCTGACACTTTATCCGAGAAGCCTGTTCAGCCTAAGGATACCCCATATGCTTCACGGGATGGTTGGGCTGCGTCTCAAAAGGTGCATAACTTGCGTGAGATTCTGGCACTACTCCGCAAACAACCGGCTTCCATACACACTGCGCGTGATATTGTCGGCCTTCTCGAAAAGTGGGAATTAATCGGCGGCTACATGAACACATCTACTCTTCATGACATCGGAAACTGCTTGAATGCCGACCTGGCTGGGGAATGGGGTGGCCTGATTAATCTGTGTCGAGAGTCGAAAATTGAAGAGGTGTACAGCCTTATGTTCCAGCTAGGCATAATAGCATTCGGAGAACGGGTTAATATGACGGCTCTACGGATCATTGtatccttcttcctcattcgCGAGCTTAAAAGCTTGGAGCTACCGCAATACCCATCTTTCGTGGGCTTCCGCGTTGGCGAGTTGCCTACCACCGATAACCTGCTACCTATCATTAGGATATCATACCAGCCACAAAGACCGTCGAAGGTTCCGAAAAAGCGCAAAGGTAGTGTTCCCAATGAGAACACAAAGTTCGGGTACGACGTTAATTGCGAGAAAGAAGGTGTAGCATTGGCAGAGTTGTTGGCCCTACAATGGCCTTGTCCAGAACCGTCTGTTGAAGGGTTCGAGCCAACCAATATGGACCTTCACGAGGCCATGAAAGCCATACTACCAGAGTGGCAACGTATGTACCGGAATGCCCAGCTACAGAACCATCTTTTCAAGGTACAGGCAATTTTGAATCACCATTTCGCAGTCGCAAATGATGTGCCTGTACCACCGGCTTCTTCCAACCGTTCCCAAAAGGACATACTAGGTACCCGGGCAAAACCCCATTTCTCCTATCCACGGTTAGGAGAGGATCTCTTAGGGAAAGAGGCACTCGCCTTCGCCAACCATTCAGGTACTCTCGGGGAAGATGTCATTGCGCCGAATGTTGGAGCACTGCCTGTTACTAGTGATTCTAAGTCCGAGATGCCGCAAGCCCCGACCCGCGAAATCGTTGAGCTCGAGAGAATCGTATCTAGGTTTGGCCGATCTGACTGTTCAGTGAGGACTAGATATTCCCAGGATTTACAACAAAGCATCACAGCACTCAAGTCAGTCAAGCAAGAGCCAGATTACAGTCACAATCCTCAACTCAAGACGACCAAGGAAAGAATCAAGCTTGATGGTGATGTTAAGGCAGCCCGCGAAAATGTCGACATGTGCCATCGTTTTATCGTTAAATCTCTGTCTGTGCACGATACAAGGTTTATGTGGTTGTCCAAAGGTGGTCTTTGGCCCCGTTTAACCCCGACCACAATACTGCAACAGTTGCGGTCAATATCACGACATGATCTCGGTCCAGGAATGAGTGAAATGCTTATATCATACGCTCTAAGAATTACCGAGTTGCAGAAGATCTTAAGGTTGAGAGAAGCTACCGTGAAACGAGATGAGACGAAGTTGCATCAAGAGCGTATGGATCCGGGCCACGTCAACTGGGACCCAAGCGACTTCCCCGACTGGGTATTACTGGAGATTGATGCGAATATCCGAATAAGGCAAGACCAAGTCACCGTCGCGTTTGAGATGATCTCTCCAACGTCTGGTTCGAATTCTGTCCTCCAAATGAACATGGGACAGGGAAAAACTTCCGTGATTATGCCCATGGTAGCAGCGGTTTTGGCCAATGGACAAATGCTTAACAGGCTCCTAGTACCCAAGGCGCTGTTAACACAGGCCGCGCTAATTTTACAGTCACGTCTTGGAGGGTTCCTAGGACGCCAGCTCATTCATATCCCATTTTCCCGCCGAACCCAGACCCCGGTGTCCCTTATTGAAGATTATCGTGGACTGCATTCGGAGATGTTGGAAATCGCAGGCGTAATACTAGGGATCCCCGAACACATACTGTCATTTAAACTTAGTGGGCTGCAACGGCTTGCTGACTTGAAACTGACTGAGGCGGTCCAGATGGTCGAAACTCAGAAATGGCTAGACGAAATCAGTCGCGATGTTCTTGACGAATGTGACTTCACATTAGCTGTGAAGACACAGCTGATATACCCCGGCGGCTCGCAGCATATAGTTGACGGACATCCTGATAGGTGGGAGGTTGCGATGGCTGTTCTTGGTCTCGTTGAGCACCACCTCAAAGATCTGGCTCGAGAATATCCCAGGAGTATTGATATACTTGAACGCAATTCCACAGGATTTCCCGTCACCCATTTACTTCGAAAGGATGTCGAAGAAGCTCTGGTGCGCAAAATCGCCCAGGATATCTGCGAGAAACGGACATCGTTGTTGCCACTAGGGGAGTGCAAcgaaaaggccaaggaggcaaTCAGAGTCTTTATTACCCAAGAAAAGGTCGAAAAGTCCGTCACTACGCGTGTCTCAAAGCTCTTCCCTGATACCCCCAAAGCGCGCAAGGTTGTATATTTACTGCGAGGGCTATTAGTACACGGGATATTGATTTTGTGTTTGAAAAAAAGGTGGAACGTTCAATATGGGTTGCACCATGGTCGAGATCCCATTGCCGTTCCATTCCATGCGAAGGGGGTTCCATCGGATCAGGCTGAATGGGGTCATCCTGATGTTGCCCTTTTGTTTACCTGCCTCGCGTTTTACTATGAAGGCTTGAGCCAACAGCAGCTGAAGATAAGTCTGGAGGCGGTCTTGAAGTCGGACCATCCTGCCACGGAGTACGATAGATGGATCCAAAACTCAACTACACTGCCCGAAGGTCTACGGCATTGGAACGCTATAACTGTAGATGATGCCGGCTTGGTTGCCGAGATATGGCGACACCTACGCTTCACACCCGTTGTCATCAACCATTTCCTCGGTAATTTCGTCTTCCCTCTACACGCCAAGCAGTTTGCAACCAAACTCCAGGCTTCTGGCTGGGATGTTCTTTTGAACCCTCAAAATAATGACGCCGACTGGATCCACGCAGGGGTCACAACAGGGTTCAGTGGCACAAACGATAACCGCGCGTTGCTTCCACTTACCATTGAACAGTGCGACTTGCCGGGCCTGTCTCACACGAATGCTGAAGTACTCACGTACCTACTGCAGACAAGGAATCGACGATATCGTGTCGCAACTAATGTGAATGGAAAACGTTTGGCAGAAACAGAACTGCTGGACTACCTTCACAAACAAAATATTCGTGTTCTCATTGACGCCGGTGCTTTTATCATGGAGATGAATAATATGGCAGTTGCGCGCGCTTGGATACAAACAGATTTTTCCGCCAAGGGGGCAGTTTATTTTGATGAAGACAACAAGCCCTGGGTCATGTACCGGAACTTCAAAAGGGTTCCACTTTTCGCAAGTCCATTTGCAGATGACATGCGCGGATGTGTAGTATATATTGATGAAAGTCACACAAGGGGAACGGACCTGAAACTGCCCCCAGAGGCTGTTGGAGCTCTTACTCTTGGCCTGG CTGCAATGAGACTGCGTCAGCTCGGAACGACACAGTCAGTAACTTTCATAGCGCCACCCGAAGTACAGCAAAGCATTCTGGACGTGTGCAACAAAACTTCCTGGGACAAATTGGATTCCTCGGACGTCGTTGCGTGGCTCCTCGACCAAACGTGCGCGACCAACAAGGAATTACAACCTTTGTACTTTGCACAAGGGAAGGACTATTGCCAACGAAtgcgagctgctgcagcaCACAGGAAATTCCTCTCGAATTTGGATCACAGAAAGGCTTATCTCGAGGTTTTACAACAGCCCGAACAACAAACGCTGGAGCAGCTGTACGAGCCGACGTATAATGAAGTCATCGCTTCCTCTCCAGAATCTATTGCCTTGGCCGCCTGTGGAGGGCGAGTAGAGCGGCTAATGAAGGCGCTTCAACAACGGCGACAAGAGTCTCAAGCTTTTGAGTCAGTCATTGGTTCGGCTCTAGAAGAGGTTGAGCAGGAACGCGAGGTGGCGTATGAgattgaagaggagagagagatccAACGTCCCCGTCGCCCCAAGGCTCACAAATTCCCAGGCCTGCATGAATCAGTGCTAAGCTTCGCTAAAGGGAGCCTCCTGGAATCGTCTAGTATATTGACGGCATCGGAAATGTTGGAGACCACACATATTGGCGAGAAATATAAGATCGACGGCTCCTCATTGGTTCCTCATATCTATGTGTCCGAGGAGTTCACCAAGACGATCAAACAAAAAAAGTACACCGTGGACGGTACTTATACTCGTCTGGTTAACTGGATACTGTACAACAGCGTCACAGAAACTGCACTGGTTATTATTCccgaggaggccgagattCTGATACCAGTTATGCGCGCCTCCATTCCGTTGAACACCCACCTTATCCTCTACGCAGCGCCATGGACCAAATCGATGCTCCATTTTGATACGCTTTTGTACTATTCTGTTCCAGAACTTCCTGACGGATGGGCGCCTCCGTCCTGGCTTCCATTCGAGCTTGGCGTCCTCGCTGGGAGGCTCTATTTCCGGTTTTCAGAGTATGAAAGCTTACTTAGTCGGCTCTATTCGCTTTCCGGAGACCCAAGTGAAGAGCAAGAATCGTCAAGTCTTTGGGCCGTCGCCAAGAACCGTCTGAACTTCTTGCAAGAATGGTTGGCAGTCCGTCGCCAGGGACAGGATATCACTGATACTCCGATGGGCTATATCTGTCAAGACTGGCCACTACGCAGTGACCATCCCTTCTTCTCGACGAAAGCGCCCAGACCAGACGGGGTTAACGCACCTGGACTGGACTCGCTCCGGTTCAGTGCGACagacgatgaggaggaatacTATAGCAGTGATGACGGGATGGGCATCGATCAGATGGACATTAATGACGATGAAGTGGCGGAAGACGATGTTGATGTGGAATGA
- a CDS encoding zinc-dependent alcohol dehydrogenase family protein (COG:Q;~EggNog:ENOG410PIQ2;~InterPro:IPR013154,IPR013149,IPR036291,IPR011032, IPR020843;~PFAM:PF00107,PF08240,PF13602;~go_function: GO:0016491 - oxidoreductase activity [Evidence IEA];~go_process: GO:0055114 - oxidation-reduction process [Evidence IEA]) codes for MSSIQQWTTSLQGLDSLQLSEAPKPTAGKGEVLVEIRAVSLNYRDFEVCSGEYNHHRSVSQDKASLVPCSDMCGVIAEVGDGVTSWKKGDRVLSTFLPDHQTGQVTEKMMATGMGLPQPGVLATYRAFPEHALVRAPSYMSDEEASTLPIAAVTAWMSINGMRPMGASGGEGEYVLLQGTGGVAVSGLQIGKAAGAKVVITSSSDEKLEEAKKLGADYTINYRTNPNWEEEVMRLTDQHGADIILETGGAQTLKKSFDCIAWGGLIDCIGYLSGKVDAPEDRTNVNLLALRRNVTLKGIINGPKDRFEEMVTFYEKHGIKPVVNRVFSFKEAPEAFKFLASGSHFGKVVIKIA; via the exons ATGTCTTCAATCCAGCAGTGGACTACCTCCCTCCAAGGCTTGGATAGCCTTCAACTGAGCGAAGCTCCAAAGCCCACGGCAGGCAAGGGGGAAGTCCTCGTTGAGATCCGGGCAGTGTCGCTAAATTACCGCGATTTCGAAG TATGCAGCGGCGAAtacaaccaccaccgctcCGTCAGCCAGGACAAAGCCTCTCTCGTCCCCTGCTCAGACATGTGCGGGGTGATAGCCGAAGTTGGAGACGGGGTCACAAGCTGGAAAAAGGGCGACCGCGTACTTTCAACCTTCCTGCCGGACCACCAGACCGGCCAGGTAACtgagaagatgatggccACGGGGATGGGTCTTCCGCAGCCTGGTGTTCTGGCGACGTACCGCGCTTTCCCGGAGCATGCGCTTGTGAGGGCTCCGAGCTATATGTCTGATGAGGAGGCGAGTACGCTTCCGATTGCGGCAGTGACGGCTTGGATGTCGATTAATGGGATGAGGCCGATGGGGGCGTCtggtggggagggggagtATGTGCTTCTTCAGGGGACGGGGGGTGTGGCTGTTTCGGGACTGCAGATTGGGAAGGCCGCTGGGGCGAAGG TGGTTATTACGTCTTCGTCGgatgagaagctggaggaggcgaagaagctCGGCGCCGACTACACCATCAACTACCGCACGAACCCAaactgggaggaggaagtaaTGCGCTTGACGGACCAGCATGGAGCAGATATTATCCTGGAAACAGGTGGAGCGCAGACACTCAAGAAGAGCTTCGACTGCATCGCCTGGGGCGGGTTGATTGATTGCATTGGATATCTGTCTGGAAAAGTGGACGCGCCTGAAGACAGGACAAACGTGAATCTTCTAGCCCTGCGTCGCAATGTAACACTGAAGGGAATCATCAATGGTCCCAAGGATcggtttgaggagatggtcACTTTCTACGAGAAGCACGGCATCAAGCCTGTAGTGAACCGGGTTTTCTCGTTCAAGGAGGCACCAGAGGCTTTCAAGTTCCTGGCCAGTGGCTCGCATTTTGGTAAAGTTGTTATCAAGATTGCATAA
- a CDS encoding cupin domain-containing protein (COG:S;~EggNog:ENOG410QDZM;~InterPro:IPR014710,IPR011051): MTSTPNPGQLSSLPGVNRYITGHDASGKAIVQVENPAEWSPFEGNSMAFTVAYTTSEFPADLNSDADLKAHERVAASGTLGLVKKGGTVVREVDFAPKSAPLMHRTQSLDYGVVLEGEIEMVLDSGETRLLKRGDVAVQRATMHGWRNPQENGWTRMLFVLQDCKPLVVGGQELGEDLTQAKGDGVLHSS, translated from the coding sequence ATGACTTCAACGCCAAACCCCGGCCAACTCTCATCCCTCCCCGGCGTGAATCGCTACATCACCGGCCACGACGCCTCCGGAAAGGCAATCGTCCAAGTCGAAAACCCCGCAGAATGGTCGCCGTTCGAAGGCAATTCGATGGCCTTCACCGTAGCCTACACGACCTCAGAGTTCCCCGCCGATCTCAACAGCGATGCAGACCTGAAAGCGCACGAGCGCGTCGCTGCTTCGGGCACCCTGGGTCTGGTGAAAAAGGGCGGAACCGTGGTGCGCGAGGTTGACTTTGCGCCAAAGTCTGCTCCGCTTATGCACCGGACGCAGAGTCTGGATTATGGGGTTGTTCTTGAGGGGGAGATTGAGATGGTTCTTGACTCTGGCGAgacgaggttgttgaagaggggCGATGTTGCTGTGCAGAGGGCGACTATGCATGGCTGGCGCAATCCGCAGGAAAATGGATGgacgaggatgttgtttGTGCTCCAGGATTGCAAGCCTTTGGTTGTTGGGGGGCAGGAATTGGGCGAGGACCTTACCCAGGCTAAGGGTGATGGTGTCCTGCATAGTTCTTAG